A region from the uncultured Stenotrophomonas sp. genome encodes:
- a CDS encoding Carbohydrate binding domain protein (fragment) — translation MEQLPVEPGRLIVTPHPMLLDGQRNVVWEARAGESLYAILMRNVPELDGQRWEVCIGGRAVERHLWHHVFPKQGQVIEVRGGVGKTALMIVAMIALTFFTFGAGALVVAGTWGLSAAGAMAVNAAIYVAGSMLINKVLGPKPPKASSQQQDSVYSISGARNQLRPYEPIPLLFGKVRIAPDLLSKPYMWYEGNDQYLGLLLCAGINVGRIDDLYNGDTLLSSYDGVQVYHAGYSEMAEQEIPVYSNADTVNGGQLLDTASDPKHTPSAWIERTSSADTVRLIVSLEYQLYDRTSKGGDKNNTERVEIQYRPTGETNWQVFGSYTLNSSKTKAYRVGYAKDVERGQYDVRVRTAGLNTDGSGAQAAVTWTTLTSVQVDEADYTGLARSGVRIKATGQLNGTPDEIRGVAFAAPIPEWDGSAWVTKESSNPGAQCVAYARGSRAGTRLLAGMALDDAQIDLESWKAFTLHCAANDYTYDYYIKDARSHLDVLSSIARAGFGEITWAGGRLGVVWAAQEQPLSGVVNMATIKKGQFQVDYTLVNAADGIEYSYFDAETWETKTLRVPAPGVETMLNPAQVTGEGVSTEQHAARLARWHLAQSLYQYKDISYSTDIEHLSYQRLSLLALQHDMTQWGYGGRVQAAVNAAGVVTLTLDEPVPAPTTGNAYIGVRIPGERVYRVLRVQPFVGESRAVTLAEAWPDDAPLPGAGADNPAHDTLWIYDFKQTPGYRVRVTSIEPESDLKGAAVRVVPESPEFWDYVLNGHYVPAPNQSLLQTRPVASNLRVTEQQVVQGNTTFTELTATFDVTGPVGTTVVRAAAGDGELQDVAQTATRTATWRIDAPGTYTIVVRPYSPDGEAGIAVQAVYSTAGAGVPPVLVDLFGVEERSGGVRLYTWGWLSETIQSPDFAGVEIRYIAGSIASPDWESMTPLGESGYYTAPFESVLPEAGEWTIACRSRNTGGQLSEDMRTISRTFGPNLGEVIAGLDPENVTEQLIELQLAIEAERVARFQGDAQEAQDRASQIAAEAQERQTEISAERAAREAAVAAERARIDAIDDDEVISPVEKPQLRIDFAALLDERAGINAEADLSEVVDEKAAYNEALDRLITYMNTLTTPTRWDDTGGYTNLT, via the coding sequence ATGGAACAACTTCCGGTCGAGCCGGGCCGGCTGATCGTGACCCCGCATCCAATGCTGCTGGATGGCCAGCGCAATGTCGTGTGGGAGGCGCGCGCCGGAGAGAGCCTGTACGCGATCTTGATGCGCAACGTGCCGGAACTGGACGGGCAGCGGTGGGAGGTGTGCATCGGCGGCCGCGCCGTGGAGCGCCATCTATGGCACCACGTCTTCCCGAAGCAGGGGCAGGTGATCGAGGTCCGCGGCGGCGTGGGCAAGACCGCGCTGATGATCGTGGCAATGATTGCGCTGACGTTCTTCACCTTCGGTGCGGGCGCACTGGTCGTGGCCGGCACGTGGGGCTTGTCGGCGGCGGGCGCGATGGCGGTGAATGCAGCGATCTACGTTGCCGGCAGCATGCTTATCAACAAGGTGCTCGGCCCGAAACCGCCGAAGGCCAGCAGCCAGCAGCAGGATTCCGTGTACTCGATCAGCGGCGCGCGAAACCAGCTGCGCCCGTATGAGCCGATCCCCTTGCTGTTCGGGAAGGTGCGCATTGCGCCCGATCTATTGAGCAAGCCCTACATGTGGTATGAGGGCAATGACCAGTACCTTGGCTTGCTGCTGTGCGCCGGCATCAACGTCGGCCGCATTGATGATCTGTACAACGGCGACACACTGCTGAGCAGTTACGACGGGGTGCAGGTCTACCACGCCGGCTACAGCGAAATGGCTGAACAGGAAATCCCTGTCTACAGCAACGCGGATACCGTAAACGGTGGCCAGCTACTGGATACGGCTAGCGACCCCAAGCACACCCCAAGCGCGTGGATCGAGCGCACCAGTTCTGCGGACACGGTACGGCTGATCGTCTCGCTGGAGTATCAACTCTACGACAGGACCAGCAAGGGCGGCGACAAGAACAACACCGAGCGCGTCGAAATCCAGTATCGCCCGACCGGCGAGACGAACTGGCAGGTATTCGGCAGCTACACGCTCAACAGCAGCAAGACCAAGGCATACCGCGTCGGCTACGCCAAGGACGTCGAGCGCGGGCAATACGACGTGCGCGTCCGCACGGCTGGCTTGAACACCGATGGCAGTGGCGCTCAGGCGGCTGTCACGTGGACCACGCTTACCAGCGTGCAGGTCGATGAAGCCGACTACACAGGATTGGCGCGCAGTGGCGTGCGGATCAAGGCTACCGGCCAGCTCAACGGCACTCCGGACGAAATCCGCGGCGTTGCATTCGCTGCGCCGATCCCTGAGTGGGATGGCAGCGCGTGGGTGACGAAGGAAAGCAGCAACCCCGGTGCGCAGTGCGTGGCCTACGCCCGCGGCAGCCGTGCCGGCACCCGGCTGCTCGCCGGCATGGCGCTGGACGATGCGCAGATCGATCTGGAGTCGTGGAAGGCGTTCACCCTCCACTGTGCAGCCAACGACTACACCTACGACTACTACATCAAGGATGCACGCAGCCACCTTGATGTGCTGTCCAGCATCGCCCGCGCCGGGTTCGGCGAGATCACGTGGGCGGGCGGCCGGCTGGGCGTCGTGTGGGCGGCGCAGGAACAGCCGCTGTCGGGCGTGGTCAACATGGCCACGATCAAAAAGGGGCAGTTCCAAGTGGACTACACCCTGGTCAACGCGGCAGACGGCATCGAGTATTCGTACTTCGATGCCGAGACGTGGGAGACCAAGACCCTGCGTGTGCCGGCGCCGGGCGTGGAAACCATGCTCAACCCGGCGCAGGTCACGGGCGAGGGAGTTAGCACCGAGCAACACGCCGCCCGGCTGGCGCGCTGGCATCTTGCGCAGTCCCTGTATCAGTACAAGGACATCAGCTACAGCACCGACATTGAGCACCTGAGCTATCAGCGGTTGTCGCTGCTGGCGCTCCAGCACGATATGACGCAGTGGGGTTACGGCGGGCGCGTGCAGGCCGCCGTGAATGCCGCTGGCGTGGTCACGCTGACGCTCGATGAACCCGTGCCGGCGCCAACTACCGGCAATGCCTACATCGGCGTGCGCATCCCCGGCGAGCGGGTATATCGCGTGCTGCGGGTACAGCCGTTTGTCGGCGAGAGCCGTGCGGTGACGCTTGCCGAAGCATGGCCGGATGATGCGCCATTGCCGGGCGCGGGTGCCGACAACCCGGCGCACGACACGCTATGGATCTACGACTTCAAGCAGACTCCGGGCTATCGGGTGCGCGTGACAAGCATCGAGCCGGAAAGCGATTTGAAGGGTGCGGCGGTGCGAGTGGTGCCGGAAAGCCCGGAGTTCTGGGACTACGTGCTCAACGGCCACTATGTGCCGGCGCCGAACCAGTCGCTGCTGCAAACCCGCCCGGTGGCAAGCAACCTGCGCGTGACCGAGCAACAGGTCGTGCAGGGCAACACCACGTTCACCGAACTGACCGCCACGTTCGACGTAACCGGCCCGGTAGGGACGACGGTGGTGCGTGCAGCAGCTGGGGATGGCGAGTTGCAGGATGTGGCCCAGACCGCTACCCGGACGGCCACGTGGCGCATCGACGCGCCCGGCACCTACACCATCGTGGTGCGCCCTTATTCGCCCGATGGCGAGGCTGGCATCGCCGTGCAGGCGGTCTATTCCACTGCGGGGGCGGGCGTGCCGCCGGTGCTGGTGGACCTGTTCGGCGTCGAAGAGCGTAGCGGGGGCGTGAGGCTCTACACCTGGGGCTGGCTATCCGAGACGATTCAGTCGCCAGACTTTGCCGGCGTCGAGATTCGTTACATCGCAGGCAGCATCGCATCGCCAGATTGGGAGTCGATGACACCGCTGGGCGAGTCGGGCTACTACACCGCGCCGTTCGAGAGCGTGCTACCGGAGGCTGGCGAGTGGACCATCGCTTGCCGCTCGCGCAACACCGGCGGCCAGTTGTCGGAGGACATGCGCACGATCTCGCGCACCTTCGGGCCGAATCTTGGCGAAGTGATCGCCGGGCTTGACCCGGAGAACGTCACCGAACAGCTGATCGAGTTGCAGCTTGCAATCGAGGCCGAGCGCGTAGCGCGATTTCAGGGTGATGCGCAGGAGGCGCAGGACCGCGCCAGCCAGATCGCCGCCGAGGCGCAGGAGCGGCAGACCGAGATCAGCGCGGAACGGGCGGCACGCGAGGCGGCAGTGGCCGCAGAGCGCGCCCGTATCGATGCCATCGACGACGACGAAGTCATCTCGCCAGTCGAGAAACCGCAACTGCGCATCGATTTCGCCGCGCTGCTGGACGAGCGCGCCGGCATCAATGCCGAGGCCGACTTGTCTGAAGTGGTCGATGAGAAAGCTGCTTACAACGAGGCGTTGGACCGCCTCATTACCTACATGAACACCCTGACCACCCCCACCCGCTGGGATGACACCGGCGGATATACCAACCTGACTTGA
- a CDS encoding conserved hypothetical protein (Evidence 4 : Homologs of previously reported genes of unknown function) yields MRNPMSASTAFANDLLTALFKDGYFGATYITLHTADTGAAGTQSTSETTYTGYARVQVAPADWGVTGADFSNSAAIEFPEVTGAAGDVLTHFTIGNGATGAGKVLLRGKLANPVTVAVGQELRFKIGDMTGSVSTAAPV; encoded by the coding sequence TTGAGGAATCCAATGAGCGCATCAACTGCTTTTGCCAATGACCTGCTGACCGCGCTGTTCAAAGACGGCTACTTCGGGGCAACCTATATCACCTTGCATACTGCCGACACAGGTGCGGCTGGAACGCAATCCACGAGCGAGACGACTTACACCGGCTATGCGCGCGTGCAGGTTGCGCCGGCTGACTGGGGCGTCACCGGCGCAGACTTCAGCAACTCGGCGGCTATCGAGTTCCCAGAAGTGACCGGCGCTGCGGGCGACGTGCTGACGCATTTCACCATCGGCAACGGAGCTACCGGCGCTGGCAAAGTCCTGCTGCGTGGCAAGCTTGCTAATCCTGTGACCGTGGCAGTCGGGCAAGAGTTGCGCTTCAAGATCGGCGACATGACCGGCAGTGTGTCCACCGCCGCGCCGGTTTGA
- a CDS encoding hypothetical protein (Evidence 5 : No homology to any previously reported sequences): MADEIAYSIGSMTEVSALADTDMLEIERPDGDPLAEPPVPNSWWRVTAAKIATYVLGKVVQGSGMRLSLAGGQLTLESGGAASVEITGSAATLSLEHADRFVRCNNATAQTITIPAQADVAWPDDIQLEGAQWGAGAVTFVAGSGVTLRKRSNRTATTDGQNAPWGLKRTALNEWLLFGDFGSA, encoded by the coding sequence ATGGCTGACGAAATTGCATACAGCATCGGCAGCATGACGGAGGTGTCGGCACTTGCTGACACCGACATGCTGGAAATTGAGCGACCGGACGGTGACCCGCTTGCCGAACCGCCCGTTCCCAATAGCTGGTGGCGGGTAACTGCTGCAAAGATCGCTACTTACGTGCTCGGCAAGGTCGTCCAGGGCAGTGGCATGCGGCTGTCGCTGGCCGGCGGTCAGCTCACGCTCGAAAGCGGCGGCGCCGCATCGGTCGAAATCACCGGCTCCGCCGCCACGCTCAGCCTTGAGCATGCAGACCGCTTTGTCCGCTGCAACAACGCGACCGCGCAGACGATCACGATCCCTGCACAGGCGGACGTGGCGTGGCCCGACGACATCCAGTTGGAGGGCGCGCAGTGGGGCGCCGGCGCGGTGACGTTCGTAGCCGGCTCAGGCGTCACCCTGCGCAAGCGCTCCAACCGCACAGCAACTACGGACGGGCAGAACGCGCCGTGGGGATTGAAGCGGACCGCGCTCAACGAGTGGTTGCTGTTCGGCGATTTCGGGAGTGCGTGA
- a CDS encoding hypothetical protein (Evidence 5 : No homology to any previously reported sequences): MARRHPVGGRAVGRRRGDVRSRLRRHPAQALQPHSNYGRAERAVGIEADRAQRVVAVRRFRECVMFNVGTISANNRVRLVKLTNRYIPSSQAYFQTNGVLQVFNVGDIPGEWYAPGPTANIGLGYEGRYALQAGSAPGGGGGAITTNWQVISGTYGLILYWNSGFSGRVLVEIRNKATQAVQASAQIWNSPAYAP, from the coding sequence GTGGCCCGACGACATCCAGTTGGAGGGCGCGCAGTGGGGCGCCGGCGCGGTGACGTTCGTAGCCGGCTCAGGCGTCACCCTGCGCAAGCGCTCCAACCGCACAGCAACTACGGACGGGCAGAACGCGCCGTGGGGATTGAAGCGGACCGCGCTCAACGAGTGGTTGCTGTTCGGCGATTTCGGGAGTGCGTGATGTTCAACGTAGGGACCATTTCTGCAAACAACCGTGTTCGCCTAGTGAAGCTGACCAATAGATACATCCCATCCTCGCAAGCATATTTCCAAACGAACGGAGTCCTTCAAGTATTCAATGTCGGGGACATACCAGGTGAATGGTACGCGCCCGGCCCCACGGCAAATATCGGGCTTGGTTACGAGGGGCGATATGCGCTTCAAGCGGGGTCTGCGCCGGGAGGCGGTGGTGGCGCCATTACCACAAACTGGCAGGTGATCAGCGGTACGTACGGGTTGATCTTGTACTGGAATTCCGGATTCAGCGGGCGTGTTCTGGTTGAAATTAGAAATAAAGCAACTCAGGCCGTGCAGGCGTCTGCACAGATATGGAATTCTCCCGCTTACGCGCCGTAA
- a CDS encoding hypothetical protein (Evidence 5 : No homology to any previously reported sequences), which produces MAIIIEERTNVTVRREVYAADIRIRANPVDQAAGSVSLELQTLEYHNDEFVRMDPAGVVGELVGDFAARSFDVGGKTITGLEVVQLIKQYVADLHAEREAPAE; this is translated from the coding sequence ATGGCAATCATCATCGAAGAAAGAACCAACGTAACCGTCCGCCGCGAGGTCTACGCCGCTGACATCCGCATCCGGGCCAATCCGGTCGATCAGGCCGCCGGCTCTGTGTCTCTTGAGCTGCAGACGCTGGAGTACCACAACGACGAGTTCGTGCGCATGGACCCTGCCGGCGTGGTGGGTGAGCTGGTGGGCGATTTCGCCGCGCGCAGTTTCGACGTGGGCGGAAAGACGATCACCGGACTCGAAGTCGTGCAGCTGATCAAGCAGTACGTCGCCGACTTGCACGCGGAGAGGGAGGCGCCCGCCGAATGA
- a CDS encoding hypothetical protein (Evidence 5 : No homology to any previously reported sequences), which translates to MTVFRILPNGARRRLPGGSVRALGANGPRYFDVAGSTSLGVDTGGVALPVVPMVGQTWLSFALAGSLTQAGTVGRTVLSIGVAGVLSGNVNLHGAALLGIDLLGVLTPAQRLRGSTGMQFTAAGRLLPSVPMRGAAGIGVDVIGQLAVAAVLRGRLDLGIRVSGLLTAKAGHKWRDLWLDVYDKRQALLNAIDANNRNLAKEAGVLASANATAIVQTNTRVEAVEGTVTAEAQRVTLLTGRVDNVEGTQTAQGTAISNLQTTQTSQGNTLTSHSQQLVSVQSSITSLDGRTTANANATTALDARVTVNAQGVAQAKATWGVYLTAGNVISGVQSINNGVIAEFNVMAHVFRLLSPAGADGMEIQDGYIRIWKGGSQTIIGNNFGAAGQKLMKWFGPNIGAANCTKANATAWEDSDGNAYFGGQVLQSVLRFFDSTTSTSSSASIETGQNNSNGKPKAISVRYTFDAFQNYPNLTGQITPESGVTSAVIAIERQYSGGSWTELGRRTMIGQVEYEKSDASFILWTISGSMTVTDADSSTASRSYRARIVSRSQKPFTVTNPGATPAVVLSQYLSVESME; encoded by the coding sequence ATGACCGTGTTCCGCATCCTGCCGAACGGCGCGCGCCGTCGTCTGCCGGGCGGCAGCGTGCGGGCGCTGGGCGCGAATGGCCCGCGCTACTTCGACGTGGCCGGCTCTACGTCGCTGGGCGTCGATACCGGTGGTGTGGCACTGCCAGTTGTGCCGATGGTCGGCCAGACCTGGCTGTCGTTCGCGCTGGCTGGCTCACTGACGCAGGCCGGCACCGTGGGCCGCACGGTGTTGTCCATCGGCGTTGCCGGTGTGCTGTCCGGCAACGTGAACCTGCACGGCGCGGCGCTGCTGGGGATTGATCTGCTCGGTGTCCTAACGCCGGCCCAGCGCCTGCGCGGCAGCACCGGTATGCAATTCACCGCGGCGGGCCGCTTGCTGCCCAGCGTGCCGATGCGCGGTGCCGCTGGCATCGGGGTCGATGTCATCGGCCAACTCGCAGTCGCGGCGGTGTTGCGCGGACGCCTCGATCTCGGCATCCGCGTTTCTGGCCTGCTGACGGCCAAGGCCGGACACAAGTGGCGAGACCTGTGGCTCGATGTATACGACAAGCGGCAGGCGCTGCTCAACGCCATCGACGCCAACAACCGCAACCTGGCGAAGGAGGCGGGGGTGCTTGCCTCGGCAAACGCCACCGCCATCGTGCAGACGAATACACGGGTAGAGGCGGTGGAGGGCACGGTGACGGCCGAGGCCCAGCGGGTAACTCTGCTCACTGGCCGGGTAGACAACGTCGAAGGCACGCAGACCGCGCAAGGCACTGCGATCAGCAACCTGCAGACGACCCAGACCAGCCAAGGGAACACCCTCACGTCGCACAGCCAGCAACTGGTGAGCGTGCAGTCGTCCATCACTTCGCTGGACGGGCGGACGACCGCGAACGCGAATGCCACTACCGCGCTGGATGCGCGCGTCACGGTCAACGCGCAGGGCGTGGCGCAGGCAAAGGCCACTTGGGGCGTGTACCTGACCGCTGGCAACGTCATCAGCGGTGTGCAGTCGATCAACAACGGCGTCATCGCCGAGTTCAACGTGATGGCCCATGTGTTCCGCCTGCTTTCGCCGGCTGGCGCGGACGGCATGGAAATCCAGGACGGGTACATCCGAATCTGGAAGGGGGGCAGCCAGACAATCATCGGCAACAATTTCGGGGCTGCCGGGCAGAAGCTGATGAAGTGGTTCGGCCCCAATATCGGCGCGGCAAATTGCACGAAAGCGAATGCGACGGCTTGGGAAGACAGTGACGGCAACGCTTACTTCGGCGGGCAGGTGCTGCAGAGCGTGCTGCGATTCTTCGATAGCACGACGAGCACCAGCAGCTCGGCCAGCATTGAAACTGGGCAGAACAACTCGAACGGCAAGCCGAAAGCGATTTCTGTCCGTTACACCTTCGACGCTTTCCAGAACTACCCGAACCTCACCGGGCAAATCACCCCGGAGAGCGGGGTGACGAGCGCGGTGATTGCCATCGAGCGCCAGTATTCGGGCGGCAGCTGGACTGAGCTGGGTAGACGCACGATGATCGGTCAAGTCGAGTACGAAAAGTCCGACGCATCGTTCATCCTCTGGACTATCAGCGGTTCAATGACCGTGACGGATGCGGATAGCAGCACGGCGTCCCGAAGCTATCGCGCTCGCATCGTCTCCCGAAGCCAGAAGCCATTCACGGTGACAAATCCCGGGGCTACGCCTGCGGTTGTGCTGTCACAGTACCTGTCCGTGGAGAGCATGGAATGA
- a CDS encoding exported hypothetical protein (Evidence 5 : No homology to any previously reported sequences): MTKAATILPVLLLLAACGEKVIGAPQPGDRMQLPAIEWRVVDRPGLLRAYQASGMELASGQQLEGFAGIAPDGTRVVYTLPPRTVDDSATCTLGHEVMHVVLGAYHHAK, translated from the coding sequence ATGACCAAGGCGGCAACCATCCTGCCGGTCCTGCTTTTGCTCGCGGCTTGTGGTGAAAAAGTGATCGGCGCGCCGCAGCCCGGCGACCGCATGCAACTGCCCGCGATTGAGTGGCGCGTGGTTGACCGCCCGGGCCTGCTGCGCGCGTATCAGGCATCAGGCATGGAGCTGGCCTCCGGGCAGCAGCTCGAAGGGTTCGCTGGCATTGCGCCGGACGGGACACGCGTCGTCTACACGCTCCCCCCGCGCACCGTCGATGATTCGGCCACTTGCACGCTTGGGCATGAGGTCATGCACGTTGTGCTTGGGGCGTATCACCACGCAAAGTGA
- a CDS encoding exported hypothetical protein (Evidence 5 : No homology to any previously reported sequences) gives MTPERLVVIGYLIGSMPASIAAQANNSQRGAIRGDPSANAAPRSYCWYAGRGMPRASAVARWSPPGGEDWAAQGTLKAHAARKALLRLLLRCR, from the coding sequence GTGACGCCCGAAAGGCTCGTCGTGATCGGCTATTTGATCGGGTCGATGCCGGCTTCAATTGCCGCGCAGGCCAATAACAGCCAGCGCGGAGCGATACGGGGTGATCCATCAGCAAATGCTGCCCCGCGCTCATACTGCTGGTATGCCGGCAGGGGCATGCCCAGGGCTTCGGCGGTGGCGCGCTGGAGCCCGCCGGGAGGCGAGGATTGGGCAGCGCAGGGCACGCTAAAGGCACACGCCGCACGGAAAGCCCTGCTGCGCCTGCTCCTTCGTTGCCGATAA
- a CDS encoding Arginase: MASSRPVSLIGVPTDVGAGHRGARLGPEALRIAGLPEALAARGVDVRDVGNLQGPRNPWTAPVDGYRHLDEVVAWNRALMDATYAELCDGRMPIMLGGDHCLGMGSVTAVARWCREQGKNLRVLWLDAHADFNTQAGHGHAVQVARRSERLGVEVGVRVQPQHAQRLAGKPLRVLWLDAHADFNTQAGHGHAVQVARRSERLGVEVGVRVQPQHAQRLAGKPLRVLWLDAHSDFNTCEVTPSGNIHGMPVACLCGLGPDALTRLGGTSPAILPQQVRQIGIRSVDQDEKRLIKQHQVDVYDMRYIDEAGMKRTMEAALAGIDADTHLHVSFDVDFLDPSIAPGVGTTVPGGVNYREAQLVMEMIADTGLMGSLDIVELNPLLDRRNRTAKLAVDLVESLFGKSTLMRD, translated from the coding sequence ATGGCCAGTTCTCGTCCTGTTTCATTGATCGGCGTACCCACCGACGTGGGGGCCGGCCACCGCGGCGCGCGGCTGGGGCCGGAGGCGCTGCGCATCGCCGGGCTGCCGGAGGCGCTGGCCGCGCGTGGCGTGGACGTGCGCGACGTTGGCAATCTGCAGGGGCCGCGCAACCCGTGGACCGCACCGGTGGACGGTTACCGGCACCTCGACGAGGTGGTGGCGTGGAACCGCGCGCTGATGGACGCCACCTATGCCGAACTGTGCGACGGGCGCATGCCGATCATGCTCGGCGGCGACCACTGCCTCGGCATGGGGTCGGTCACCGCGGTGGCGCGCTGGTGCCGCGAGCAGGGCAAGAACCTGCGCGTGCTGTGGCTGGACGCGCACGCCGACTTCAACACACAGGCAGGCCACGGGCATGCCGTGCAGGTTGCCCGAAGGAGTGAGCGCCTGGGTGTTGAAGTCGGCGTGCGCGTCCAGCCACAGCACGCGCAGCGGCTTGCCGGCAAGCCGCTGCGCGTGCTGTGGCTGGACGCGCACGCCGACTTCAACACACAGGCAGGCCACGGGCATGCCGTGCAGGTTGCCCGAAGGAGTGAGCGCCTGGGTGTTGAAGTCGGCGTGCGCGTCCAGCCACAGCACGCGCAGCGGCTTGCCGGCAAGCCGCTGCGCGTGCTGTGGCTGGACGCGCACTCGGACTTCAATACCTGCGAGGTCACCCCGTCCGGCAACATCCACGGCATGCCGGTGGCCTGCCTGTGCGGGCTGGGGCCGGATGCGCTGACCCGGCTGGGCGGCACTTCCCCGGCGATCTTGCCGCAGCAGGTGCGGCAGATCGGCATCCGCTCGGTGGACCAGGACGAGAAGCGCCTGATCAAGCAGCACCAGGTGGACGTCTACGACATGCGCTACATCGACGAGGCCGGCATGAAGCGCACGATGGAAGCGGCGCTGGCCGGCATCGATGCCGACACCCACCTGCACGTCAGCTTCGACGTGGATTTCCTCGACCCGTCCATCGCCCCCGGCGTGGGCACCACGGTGCCGGGCGGGGTGAACTACCGCGAGGCGCAGCTGGTGATGGAGATGATCGCCGACACCGGGCTGATGGGTTCGCTGGACATCGTCGAGCTGAATCCGCTGCTCGACCGCCGCAACCGCACCGCCAAGCTGGCGGTGGACCTGGTCGAAAGCCTGTTCGGCAAGTCCACCCTGATGCGCGATTGA
- the ecnA gene encoding Entericidin A gives MKRLLVLVLLSMYAMAMLAGCNTIAGAGKDVQKAGEKVEDAATGH, from the coding sequence ATGAAACGTTTGCTCGTGCTGGTGCTGTTGTCGATGTACGCGATGGCGATGCTGGCCGGCTGCAACACCATTGCCGGTGCCGGCAAGGATGTGCAGAAGGCGGGCGAGAAGGTGGAGGACGCGGCCACCGGCCATTGA
- the yjbJ gene encoding putative stress response protein (Evidence 3 : Function proposed based on presence of conserved amino acid motif, structural feature or limited homology; PubMedId : 12001238; Product type pf : putative factor) → MNKDIISGKWTQIKGKAQAKWGDLTDDDFQVAEGNAEYLAGRLQERYGWAKDRAETEIRDFEKALRKDYPDYH, encoded by the coding sequence ATGAACAAAGACATCATTTCCGGCAAGTGGACCCAGATCAAGGGCAAGGCGCAGGCCAAATGGGGCGACCTGACCGATGACGACTTCCAGGTGGCCGAGGGCAACGCCGAATACCTGGCCGGGCGCCTGCAGGAACGCTATGGCTGGGCCAAGGACCGCGCCGAAACCGAGATCCGCGATTTCGAGAAGGCGCTGCGCAAAGACTACCCGGACTACCACTGA